GCCCGATGGCAGTAAAGTGATCATGAGCTCGCTGCGCCAGTTCTCCGGTACGCAGCCGCTGTACACCCTCGCTGATGACGGCATGTTAACCAACAACCAGAGCGGCGTGAAATACCGTCCCAATAACGGCATCGGCTATTACCAGTCCATCAATGCGGACGGCAACTGGGGTGATGAGAAGCTGAGTCCAGGCTACACCGTGACCATCGGCTGGGATAACTTTACCCGCGTCTTTACGGACGAAGGGATCCAGAAGCCATTCTTCGCCATCTTCGTGTGGACGGTGGTTTTCTCAGTGCTGACCGTGATTCTGACCGTCGCCGTGGGGATGGTGCTGGCGTGTCTGGTGCAGTGGGAATCGCTGAAAGGTAAGGCCATTTACCGCGTCCTGCTGATCCTGCCGTACGCCGTGCCGTCGTTTATCTCAATTCTGATTTTCAAAGGGCTGTTCAACCAGAGCTTTGGTGAAATCAACATGATGCTGAGCGCGCTGTTTGGCATTAAACCAGCGTGGTTCAGCGATCCGACCACTGCCCGTTCGATGATTATTATCGTCAACACCTGGCTCGGTTATCCGTACATGATGATCCTGTGCATGGGCTTGCTGAAAGCGATTCCGGACGACCTGTACGAAGCCTCGGCAATGGATGGCGCAGGCCCGTTCCAGAACTTCTTTAAGATTACACTCCCGCTGCTGATCAAGCCGCTGACGCCGCTGATGATCGCCAGCTTCGCCTTTAACTTTAACAACTTCGTGCTGATTCAACTGTTAACCAACGGCGGTCCGGATCGCCTCGGAACGACCACGCCAGCCGGGTATACCGACCTGTTAGTGAGCTACACCTATCGCATCGCCTTTGAAGGCGGCGGCGGTCAGGACTTTGGTCTGGCGGCGGCAATCGCCACGCTGATCTTCCTGCTGGTCGGCGCCCTGGCGATTGTGAACCTGAAAGCCACACGCATGAAATTTGATTAATCAGCATCACCAGGCGTCATTGGCGCCGCCAGTCTGGATGCTGCCAGCATTCAGAATGGCAAGTGAAATAGCCTGGAGCGGTATTAAGGAGTGAAGAAAAATTATGGCTATGGTCCAACCGAAATCTCAAAAGTTGCGCCTCTTTATCACGCACCTGCTGCTGCTGATATTTATCGCGGCGATCATGTTCCCGCTGCTGATGGTTATCGCCATCTCGCTGCGTGAAGGTAACTTTGCGACCGGGAGCCTGATCCCGGAAAAAATCTCCTGGGAGCACTGGCGGCTGGCGCTGGGCTTTAGCGTTGAACACGCTGATGGCCGCGTCACGCCGCCCCCCTTCCCGGTACTGTTATGGCTGTGGAACTCGGTGAAAATCGCCGGGATCACCGCAATGGGTATCGTGGCGCTGTCCACTACCTGTGCCTATGCTTTTGCCCGTATGCGCTTCCCTGGCAAAGCCACGCTGCTCAAAGGAATGCTGATTTTCCAGATGTTTCCGGCGGTGCTGTCGCTGGTCGCGTTGTACGCGTTGTTCGATCGCCTCGGTCAGTACATTCCGTTTATCGGTCTGAACACCCACGGCGGGGTGATCTTCGCCTATCTCGGCGGTATCGCACTGCATGTGTGGACCATCAAAGGCTATTTCGAAACCATCGACGGCT
The sequence above is drawn from the Citrobacter amalonaticus genome and encodes:
- the malF gene encoding maltose ABC transporter permease MalF — encoded protein: MDVIKKKHWWQSDTLKWSVIGLLGLLVGYLVVLMYAQGEYLFAIMTLILSSAGLYIFANRKTYAWRYVYPGMAGMGLFVLFPLICTIAIAFTNYSSTNQLTFERAQEVLMDRSYQAGKSFNFGLYPAGEEWQLALTDGETGKNYLSDAFKFGGEQKLALKETDALPTGERATLRIITQNRQALNQITAVMPDGSKVIMSSLRQFSGTQPLYTLADDGMLTNNQSGVKYRPNNGIGYYQSINADGNWGDEKLSPGYTVTIGWDNFTRVFTDEGIQKPFFAIFVWTVVFSVLTVILTVAVGMVLACLVQWESLKGKAIYRVLLILPYAVPSFISILIFKGLFNQSFGEINMMLSALFGIKPAWFSDPTTARSMIIIVNTWLGYPYMMILCMGLLKAIPDDLYEASAMDGAGPFQNFFKITLPLLIKPLTPLMIASFAFNFNNFVLIQLLTNGGPDRLGTTTPAGYTDLLVSYTYRIAFEGGGGQDFGLAAAIATLIFLLVGALAIVNLKATRMKFD
- the malG gene encoding maltose ABC transporter permease MalG, with the protein product MAMVQPKSQKLRLFITHLLLLIFIAAIMFPLLMVIAISLREGNFATGSLIPEKISWEHWRLALGFSVEHADGRVTPPPFPVLLWLWNSVKIAGITAMGIVALSTTCAYAFARMRFPGKATLLKGMLIFQMFPAVLSLVALYALFDRLGQYIPFIGLNTHGGVIFAYLGGIALHVWTIKGYFETIDGSLEEAAALDGATPWQAFRLVLLPLSVPILAVVFILSFIAAITEVPVASLLLRDVNSYTLAVGMQQYLNPQNYLWGDFAAAAVLSAIPITLVFLLAQRWLVNGLTAGGVKG